CGGGGTAGTTGCCCTCAAAGATGTGAGCTTTGAAGTGCCCGACGGCCAGTTTTTGGTGATCATCGGGCTCAGTGGGTCGGGTAAGTCCACGCTCCTGCGCTGCATCAATCGCCTGATCGAGCCGACCGAGGGCCGCATTATCTGGGACGGGGTTGATATTACGGAGGCGACCGACGAAGAACTGCGCCAGATCCGCCGGCGCATCGGCATGATTTTTCAGCATTTCAATCTGGTCAAGCGCTCGTCCGTGCTGACCAACGTGCTGTCCGGTCGGTTAGGCTATACCAGCCCGCTGTGGAGCATCGTGAATCACTTCTCGCGCGAAGATCGCCAGAAGGCGCTGGAAAAGCTGGGGCGCGTGGGTATCGCGGACAAGGCTTCGATCCGCGCCGACCAGCTCAGCGGCGGCCAGCAGCAGCGGGTGGGCATTGCGCGCGCGCTGATGCAGGAGCCGGAACTGATGCTGGCCGACGAGCCGGTCGCCAGCCTGGACCCGGCCACCTCGCATTCGGTGATGAAGTACCTGGAGCGCCTCAACCACGAGGACGGTATCACGATTATGTGCAGTCTGCACTTCCTCAGCCTGGCGCGCGCCTATGGTGACCGCATTATTGCCTTGAAAGATGGCCGGATGGAGTTCGACGGCGATCCGGATGAGATTGATGACCAGCGGTTCCGTGACATTTACGGCGAAGACGCTGTGCGCGTCGAGATTTCATAGGAGCGCGGCGTGAATAACCAGACCCCCCGATCCTCTCGCTCGGCCCTGCGCGTCTTGCTCATCGTGCTGGCCGTGGCGGTCGCCCTGGTGGTGTACGCCTACGGCTGGACCACAACCGATATCAGCCTTGACGAAGTCCAGGATCCCACACGCACCACGAACGTGCAGCGCGCCCTGCGCGAGCTGTTCAACCCCGACCTGTTCGACCGTGACCGCGAGTCGAAGTCGTATTTTATGGACTTCTTCATCGGCTGCCCGGAAGAAGACCAGCGGAGTGGACGCGTTGACCTTGAAGACGACGCGTACGTTGTCGTGTCGCCCGTGTGCGCCGATCCCGACGACGTGATCACGGTGGAAGGCTTCAACTTCCCCGACAACGCCATCGCTGGCATCCGCCTCAACCGGGCGACCGGGCAGGCGCAGCCGTTCAGTATCATCAACGCGGCGGGCGTGAATACCCAGGAATCGGTGTTCGACGTCGACAACACCGGTTACTTTAAGGTGAACGTGAAAGTGCCCCGCGCGCGCGGCCTGTCGGGCGAAACGCATCAGGTCGAGTTCCAGACGGTGTCGCCGTCGGGCTTGCCACACTTCAGCGAGACGGCCCGTACCGTCGGCGACAAGATGGTCGAGACGATCTTCCTGGCGTTGATGGCGACGACGCTCGCCGTACCGATCTCGGTCGTGCTCAGCTTCCTGTCCGCGCGCAACCTCATGCGCGAGATCGGTGTGCCGCTCGGCACGGTGCTGGTTGGCTTTATGCTGCTGCCGGTCGGCGCTGTCTTGGGCTGGGTACTGCTGGGTCGATTAGGCAAACTGGGCGTTGACTGGGGCGAAAAACCCCTGGCCGGGATTCTGGCTGCCGTCATTGCGCTGGCGGCCCTGGTCGTGGCCATGCGCGCCATCAATAGCATTGAGCTTCCTACGGGCACGCCCTGGCCGCGCCGCTTCCGCTCGCTGGTGATGAACGTCCTGCTGCTGACGGTGGGCGTGTTTGTGCTGGGTGCGCTGGGCGGTGTGCTGATTTGGCTGGGCGAGCAGCTTGATTCGGGTTTCGCGGAATACCTGGGCAATTTCGTCGGGACGCTGGGCCAGCTCATCGATCTCACAATCGCCGGGGTCGGGGCCATCGGTGGGGCAGCGCTGCTCGGCTCGGTTGGCTCGAACTGGTCCGCCGACCTGCTGCGTCACGTGCAGGAGCCGTTCAGTAACATCTTGGGCGCGATCTTCGGCATGGTGTCCGGCGCGCTGCTGATGACGGTGGCAGCGTACATTGGCGGGCAGGCGGTGCTGCTCAGTCTGCTGAACGCGCTTGTCGCAGCGCTGCTAGGCGGCGAAGTTGCCGTGCTGGCGTACCAGCGCCTGTTCCAGACGCACGACGGTAAGCGGCAGGCCCACCACGAGGACACGCGCGGCGACGATGCATCGCGCACGCTGCTGTTCGTCATCGGCGCGGTGGCGGCGTTCCTGCTCACCGCGTGGATCCTTGACCTGCTGCGCGCCGTGGTGGACGGTCGTCCGCCGTCGGAGCGTGAATGGGAGATCCTGGGCATCGGCATCCGCATCTACCTGGGCGAAGCCGCGATCATCGGCGGAATCCTGGGGCTGATCGCGGGAGCGCTGGCCGGGGTGAACTCGACCTTCCCGCTGGGGCTTGCGGTATATAACACCTCGCGCACGATCCTCAACGCGCTGCGCTCCATCGAACCCCTGATCATGGGTATCGTGTTCGTGATCTGGGTCGGGGTAGGGCCGTTTGCGGGTGTGCTGGCGCTGACGCTGCACTCCATCGCGTCGTTAGGCAAGCTGTACTCCGAACAGGTGGAGAGCATCGAGTCCGGGCCGATCGAAGCGGTCCAGGCGACGGGCGCGAACCGCCTGCAAACCATCGTCTACGGCGTCGTGCCGCAGATCATCCCACCCTATATCGCGTTTACGATGTATCGCTGGGACATCAACGTGCGTATGTCCACCATCATCGGCTTCGTGGGCGGCGGCGGTATCGGCTTCCTGCTCCAGCAGCAGATCAATCTACTGCGCTACCAACAGGCGGGCGTCGCCGTGCTGGCGATCGCCATCGTCGTCTCCGTGCTCGATTACTCTAGCGCCGCGATCCGCGAGCGCTACGTGTAGGTCAGGGCGTCTCCTTCCCGGTGATCCAGGCTCAGTTCCGCCTCCCTGTGGCGGCGGACTGAGCCTTGACAGTCCCTGCTCGAACTGCTAATATCAGCGTCCTTAAAGCACGCGACACGC
This sequence is a window from Aggregatilinea lenta. Protein-coding genes within it:
- the phnC gene encoding phosphonate ABC transporter ATP-binding protein, with translation MLKIEHLTKVYDNGVVALKDVSFEVPDGQFLVIIGLSGSGKSTLLRCINRLIEPTEGRIIWDGVDITEATDEELRQIRRRIGMIFQHFNLVKRSSVLTNVLSGRLGYTSPLWSIVNHFSREDRQKALEKLGRVGIADKASIRADQLSGGQQQRVGIARALMQEPELMLADEPVASLDPATSHSVMKYLERLNHEDGITIMCSLHFLSLARAYGDRIIALKDGRMEFDGDPDEIDDQRFRDIYGEDAVRVEIS
- a CDS encoding ABC transporter permease subunit, producing the protein MNNQTPRSSRSALRVLLIVLAVAVALVVYAYGWTTTDISLDEVQDPTRTTNVQRALRELFNPDLFDRDRESKSYFMDFFIGCPEEDQRSGRVDLEDDAYVVVSPVCADPDDVITVEGFNFPDNAIAGIRLNRATGQAQPFSIINAAGVNTQESVFDVDNTGYFKVNVKVPRARGLSGETHQVEFQTVSPSGLPHFSETARTVGDKMVETIFLALMATTLAVPISVVLSFLSARNLMREIGVPLGTVLVGFMLLPVGAVLGWVLLGRLGKLGVDWGEKPLAGILAAVIALAALVVAMRAINSIELPTGTPWPRRFRSLVMNVLLLTVGVFVLGALGGVLIWLGEQLDSGFAEYLGNFVGTLGQLIDLTIAGVGAIGGAALLGSVGSNWSADLLRHVQEPFSNILGAIFGMVSGALLMTVAAYIGGQAVLLSLLNALVAALLGGEVAVLAYQRLFQTHDGKRQAHHEDTRGDDASRTLLFVIGAVAAFLLTAWILDLLRAVVDGRPPSEREWEILGIGIRIYLGEAAIIGGILGLIAGALAGVNSTFPLGLAVYNTSRTILNALRSIEPLIMGIVFVIWVGVGPFAGVLALTLHSIASLGKLYSEQVESIESGPIEAVQATGANRLQTIVYGVVPQIIPPYIAFTMYRWDINVRMSTIIGFVGGGGIGFLLQQQINLLRYQQAGVAVLAIAIVVSVLDYSSAAIRERYV